The genomic window AAGAAATCAAGGCATTCCTTCACTATCTTAGACAAGATCCCTGGAGACTTTAGTGGTCTCAAAGCCAACTAACTATCtgtatatatgaaatatctgtaaatatgaaaatatatatcagAACAAGAAGGCTTCCCACTTTTGCTGTGATCTacgcttggaagacactgcagtggTCCACTAAACTTGAAAGTAAATTAAAAGcttcattatattttaaaattttggatcGTCTTATTTCTCTTAAGTCTAAAAACAGtattaaatttggtatatacatacatacataaatactatgTAACTcacgaatttaatattttcgttaaTACTTTTATTCCAGTGAAACCAGGAAAACATGGTATAGGATCAAAAATGATAGAAACAAAGATTGCGCAAAGATGAGTTCAAATTTTCTAggttctgcgcatctacgtcacggttgacgAACGTCCAATCAGctgatttcatcaaatgttAACATCAAATTAAgtgattttaataaaagatatcaatatacataagtgataTTTTAAagtgaacatttacctacatattcatttgattgcattttcattgtattatttaattttctattttgacattatttattttgacaCCTGGAGCTATTCCAATTTTCTTTGACCACCATTGCAGAGTGCGCACACCTGGTAGAGGAAAGTTGTTTCTTCTTAAGAGTTTGTACGCTTTCGGGCTCGTTGAATATAGCGTGATCGACATAGCTATGTCTTCTTCTTTCCAATTGCGTCGTTTGTTTCCGTCTCTTAATTTTTCAAtctatgcacatatgtatgtgtaataaactttagtacatatatgtattttgcaaCATACTTTTTAGAGTTTGGGCACTTACCTGGCCGTTGGTGAAAATGCTGCTAAGTTTTTGCTCCAAATTATTTCTATGGAATTCCGCGGTTTTAATGGAAATCTTAAGGCGTTTAATTTCTTCTAACTGCTCGTTTTTGCATTTATTCAATGTACTAACAACACTATTCAGCCTTTGtctaaaaagaataagaaatacacatacttatgtaagtaaaaGATACTTCATCAATATCAATTAGGACTGACATTTCTGTTTCCAAGTGCAGTATTTTCTCGTCTTTCTCATCGATAACCTCCTCTTCTGCAGTTTGAGGTGCCTCTCCAACTTCGTCTTCTTGAATTACTTCAACAGGGGCGGTATTCTTCAAGATTTCTGCCAACATCTCTTTTTTGGAACGAGACTCCATCCTTTTCTGCcgttcattagcctctgcaggaGCAATGGTTAACGTGGGAAAAGCGTTAGGTAGCAACTTCGTTGGATTCCGCGAACTTAAACCTGCAAgagtgtttggttataaaagtaaattattgcaatcaaaatgctataattacccatttcaaactgcaaaTTTCTTTCGAAGGCTTCTGGCGCGAAGTGCATTTCACAAATGCACGCATTTTTAACGTTAATTTTGTCCGTCCGACGACAAAAATTAATCCATTGTTTTACTGCGGCCTTATCCTTAGGGAAATGAAAAAATCTCCACTTCGTAGCACTTTTTTTGCCATTGTTATTATTACAACCGTACACTACGCaacgcattttaaaaatatatagtttcACATTTcgcgggcgaataataagtcTACCGTGACGTAAGCAAAAaacagctgactgaaagcaaacatgcgcattTCGTAATCTCTTTCTTTATCATTCTGTATGTATGGTAAAGCAGCGTTCAGACACTGCAATTTCTATTGCTAGCAACTCGTAGGAGAAGCAGCGTCGTTGTTCGCAGAGGAGTGCTGATGTGCTGGTTCTCATTATATTCTCGATCGTCTCAGTACtttctccgattttgaaattCAGAACTAGAAGGCAATTGGAAAACGATTATGCCGATTCTTGATTTGGTCAAGGTCTGTATTTCTATCAATATTGGGATTACAAAGTTTAAGAGGAACCTACATTTTCTGAAAATACACTAGCATGTGCGTGTTATTGTATCcatagttgttttttttgtctttctcatggttttctttttacattttgatgattttgcGTAATTTATatcataaattatataaaatatatataatcatatttatttaaatcagtcaaaaaacacattttcattagttgaaatttttgaaaaatttatttttgaatcataaaaacCAAACAATGCAAAAGAAAATGGCTCATTTTGACATTatgaattcaattatttttgtcaaattgttgtttttgggcTATCGACGCGATCTTATATAATTGTATCGTTCTTGTGACTTTGCTTTGCTCtaagaattttttcaatgtttacTACATATGTTCTGTTTCTAAGCGCTCTTTTCAGAATGAAACCACAGACGCTTGAAACGCTCGTCCAATTCACAAATTGTCCACTTATCATCAATTTGAATTGTTCAAAGTTTTTTGCAGCAGTAAGACTTTTCCCTACGAGATTTTTTAAACTATGATTGTTCGCTGTGTTTATACCCCTTacaagatacatatgtatgtatattaaatttatcacgAAGTCTGTAGCACAAAAGGAAACATCGAAGACGctatatgttaaaatatatgtacatatgtacgggCCCATGCGCGGTATACGTATCTTCACGCGCTCATTAATTTCCCCGAGTCATCGGTTGTAGGTGCATCTGACTTCTGGCACGTCGTCACTAATGGtcaatgaaataatttatgcaAGGCACAACTCATTTCTTGAATTGTAATGAGGACTCGAATTTGAAAGCCGAACACGCTGTGCCACctgttaacatacatatgtatgtatttgatgCTTCCAGGGTAGCGCGCAGTATTCGCGATTGTACCAACGGATTAAAGAGGCATGAAAAGGTAACGAACTCAGTTTGATCAGTTACAGAGTATTTTTAAAACCTATAAgaacaataattacaaaaatcccatttttttgttcggttttgattttattattgaaaGTAGATAAGCATGGTTAGTAATGTAattaataatatgtaatatttgtGAAAAAGTTAATTCTAAAgtaatatagtaaatatttgcattaattgcaaaaaaaagttaggaATATTAAGCAAGACTTTgcataaaaatgttataaagaGGTATACAAATTAGTGTAACCTAATCTAATATTGACTACATAGCCAATTGTCAAATTATGATCTCATTTAAGcattactttatatatttttttgtattttgtactaTCAGTTTATTTGACCGCCTTTCGACAATTGTTTAATAACTTTTAGTAAAAACGCTTCTTAGTCGACACTAGAAAGATCAAGGATGGCCTTTATCTTTTTGACGCTGCGCTCTGCGCTACGTGTCAATAGTTGTTTACCATAAGCGACAACTTCTATGTTTCCAATGGTAATGCAAAAAACGCTGTCTTGCTTCGGTATTGATCTTAAACGATCATCTGTGCTtactattttgaatatatttttcgtttccAACACCACAACACCAATCAATCCCACCAAGGTTTCGCATTTCGATTCTTGTACTTTTATTTTAGCACCATGCAGATCAAGTTTCATCAACGCTTGGCAAATGGGATCGTGACCTCTCTCATATACCGTGGGTAGAACATCGCCTGGTTCTATACCCAGCGCTTCACGCACGTAACGCTTCCAAACACGATGTATTGTCGTTGCGACGTGGTATGAAACCGCAGTTCTTGGTAATGTGTGCAAGCCCAGAGCGCGATGTTGACGTCGTGGAATCACGACAGACTTCCTAGCTGTTTGTCCCCGACGAACGTTTGAACTATTTCTTGTAGTATTTCCCGCTTCCAACATTGTAATGTGTTCTAAATTGATGTTTATATTATTACGCTGAGGCAACGCTATCATATCGTTAATCAGCGCACGAATAATGACATTGGTGtccatttttggtattttctttAAGCGTAGtaaataaaatacgtttgtGAAATCTGAAATCacttaatgaaaattttggaaaatttctgtttcttttgctaGTACATCGAGATATGTCAATGCTGACATTACACATTATCATGACCTTGCCATATGATAATCCGCAAAGAgattattgttaaaattttaactcaCATTGACACAGCGTTTGTTCGGCTCAAGTCTTTTTagtgaaatgttgaaaaataaatcaaactaGAAGTAAAGTGTAATATCTGTGgactaaatataataaaatcaatatttgtatttctttatattcATCTTAAATACTCTAATGCTTCAAGTTTTAGTGATCCTTTCTATGAATTCGCTTTGCACTTTTTTCGCCGTGGCGTATTAGAAATACCAGCAAGGTGGCAAGGGTGGTGGGTGACACTTGTGGTTGTCAAGTGACTGCTGGGCGTTGTCAAATCAATTCCGaattgtttaacatatttgttTACCAAAACCATTGTATACCAAaacttttcaaagattttacagttaaatttataatttctggttatttgttgtatgtaaaatgtataaaaaacaaatagttATTTTAAGTGTAGTAGCAATATTGGCTATTCGTGAAGGTGAGTGAGAAGACGGAATTAATAATTTCCACTCGCACATTGAACCTTACACATTTTAAGAATTGCATGATTAATCATAGAGCAATTAATGCAATAGAAAGACTTGTAACAGAAACAAAAAGTACTTTAAagctttattgaaaataatttaaaacaagatctccaaaaaaatgtaacatatttTGTTCCAACACTAGCTTCAGCAATATGGTGCTACCGCTGCACATCGGCCACTCCAGGTTGTGGGGAGAAATTTAACTGGCGTGGCATAGGTTTTCTAGGGGAGCAATGTCCTGAGAGTAATGACATATGTGTTAAAATTATTGAGAAACGTGGAGGTTTGTATTCAGGTAAACGAACTCGTCAACCAATAATCAAACATATTTTGTCTTCTAGCACAAGAGACAATAACGCGTGACTGCTTGAGTGCGTTGAGTTTCCGTACCGATATTCCAGCTGATAAATATGAAGGTTGCCGTCCAGCCGCAAAGGACATACGTCTGGCACACTACGTCAATCACACAATAAAAGAACATGACGTGAAGCGTGATTATTTTAATGATGTCACGTTCTGCTTCTGCTTCTTGGATCATCGCTGTAATGGTGCTAAAGCGACTGCCAACAACTCACTGCCGTTATTGGGTTCCCTCAGCATAGTCTTGCTTTTCGCAAGAAAGCTAATTTGAAAGCTATAGTATAATAACTTACGCAACCatctcaaaattaatttttacaccCAAAGTGCCTTTGATAATAACAAAACTTACTAAAATAGTACctaagacatacatatgtaagcatttCAAACCGAACATATTCGTTTTCTCATAAATTGTATATGTAATTCCTCGTCGCTATTGT from Bactrocera tryoni isolate S06 chromosome 5, CSIRO_BtryS06_freeze2, whole genome shotgun sequence includes these protein-coding regions:
- the LOC120777598 gene encoding uncharacterized protein LOC120777598; the encoded protein is MRCVVYGCNNNNGKKSATKWRFFHFPKDKAAVKQWINFCRRTDKINVKNACICEMHFAPEAFERNLQFEMGLSSRNPTKLLPNAFPTLTIAPAEANERQKRMESRSKKEMLAEILKNTAPVEVIQEDEVGEAPQTAEEEVIDEKDEKILHLETEIQRLNSVVSTLNKCKNEQLEEIKRLKISIKTAEFHRNNLEQKLSSIFTNGQIEKLRDGNKRRNWKEEDIAMSITLYSTSPKAYKLLRRNNFPLPGVRTLQWWSKKIGIAPGVKINNVKIEN
- the LOC120777309 gene encoding ribonuclease P protein subunit p29, yielding MDTNVIIRALINDMIALPQRNNININLEHITMLEAGNTTRNSSNVRRGQTARKSVVIPRRQHRALGLHTLPRTAVSYHVATTIHRVWKRYVREALGIEPGDVLPTVYERGHDPICQALMKLDLHGAKIKVQESKCETLVGLIGVVVLETKNIFKIVSTDDRLRSIPKQDSVFCITIGNIEVVAYGKQLLTRSAERSVKKIKAILDLSSVD
- the LOC120777735 gene encoding uncharacterized protein LOC120777735, which gives rise to MYKKQIVILSVVAILAIREASAIWCYRCTSATPGCGEKFNWRGIGFLGEQCPESNDICVKIIEKRGAQETITRDCLSALSFRTDIPADKYEGCRPAAKDIRLAHYVNHTIKEHDVKRDYFNDVTFCFCFLDHRCNGAKATANNSLPLLGSLSIVLLFARKLI